In a genomic window of Telopea speciosissima isolate NSW1024214 ecotype Mountain lineage chromosome 5, Tspe_v1, whole genome shotgun sequence:
- the LOC122662855 gene encoding uncharacterized protein LOC122662855: MERMLPETSVSIKLRPEAKALVASLGSSFSEFSVEGDSQGKGLKGPPFTWSNNRSNDSLVMEKLDRAVANSKWRVIFEDSIARNLIIRASDHSLIVLDTFPPKFRICRKLRVVQHNLKSWNTSEFGYVEDYIRKLKSELELLQSNPHDPPTFEKGHPLLSELDLNLKREEIKWNQRAKVD, encoded by the exons ATGGAAAGGATGCTACCAGAAACATCAGTATCTATAAAGCTGAGACCTGAAGCTAAAGCCCTGGTAGCGTCACTCGGATCATCATTTTCTGAATTTTCCGTTGAAGGTGATTCCCAGGGCAAAG GTCTCAAAGGTCCTCCTTTCACTTGGTCTAATAACAGATCAAATGATTCTCTAGTTATGGAGAAGCTTGATAGAGCTGTGGCTAACTCCAAGTGGAGAGTCatttttgaggattccattgctAGAAACTTAATCATCAGAGCTTCTGATCACAGCCTGATTGTTCTTGATACCTTTCCTCCCAAATTCAG GATTTGTCGAAAGCTTAGGGTTGTCCAACATAATCTAAAATCCTGGAATACATCTGAATTTGGTTATGTCGAAGATTATATTAGGAAGCTAAAATCTGAGCTTGAGCTCCTTCAAAGCAATCCTCATGATCCCCCTACTTTTGAGAAAGGCCATCCACTGCTAAGTGAATTAGATCTAAACCTTAAGAGGGAAGAAATTAAATGGAATCAACGTGCTAAAGTGGACTGA